Proteins from one Pseudarthrobacter sp. BIM B-2242 genomic window:
- a CDS encoding ABC transporter substrate-binding protein, with product MTNRNPSPPAAHAAASQAHRAAGRAARRTARIAAAVATLALSLVLTGCGGAATAQPGAAGSSSGGAEVKTVRYQGSPNTVALLEVAEDLGYLGDVKLEWVSNTTSGPQSIQSVATDQTDIGGAFTGAVIKLIEAGAPVQAVINYYGEDKETFTGYYVEEGSPIRTAKDLIGKKIAVNTLGAHHEAVITTHLKNSGLTPEEIKQVQLVVVPPNETEVALRKKQVDVGTLGGVLQDRALAEGGVRALFTDTGVIGGPFDAGQYVLRKDFIAKNPETSRTVVTGVAKAIEWERTTPREQVIAKFEEIIAKRGRNESTEALKYWKSVGVASPGGRIQDTDFTRWADYLKSAGIISGELDTQKLYTNEFNGLATADAPATSKG from the coding sequence ATGACAAACCGAAACCCATCCCCACCAGCGGCACATGCCGCAGCCAGCCAGGCACACAGGGCAGCCGGCCGGGCAGCACGCAGGACTGCACGCATCGCAGCTGCCGTTGCCACCCTGGCGCTCTCGCTGGTGCTGACCGGTTGCGGCGGCGCAGCGACGGCCCAGCCCGGCGCCGCCGGCAGCAGTTCCGGTGGCGCCGAGGTGAAGACGGTCCGTTACCAGGGGTCACCCAACACCGTCGCCCTGCTGGAAGTCGCCGAGGACCTCGGCTACCTCGGCGACGTGAAGCTCGAGTGGGTCAGCAACACCACCAGCGGCCCGCAGAGCATCCAGTCCGTCGCCACGGACCAGACGGACATCGGGGGAGCCTTCACCGGTGCGGTGATCAAACTGATCGAGGCCGGCGCCCCCGTCCAGGCCGTCATCAACTACTACGGCGAGGACAAGGAAACCTTCACCGGCTACTACGTGGAGGAAGGCAGCCCCATCCGGACGGCGAAGGACCTGATCGGCAAGAAGATCGCCGTGAACACCCTCGGCGCCCACCACGAAGCAGTCATCACCACCCACCTGAAAAACAGCGGTCTCACGCCAGAGGAGATCAAGCAGGTGCAGCTGGTGGTGGTGCCGCCGAACGAAACTGAAGTGGCCCTCCGCAAGAAGCAGGTTGACGTCGGGACGCTCGGCGGCGTGCTCCAGGACCGGGCGCTCGCCGAAGGCGGCGTGCGGGCACTGTTCACGGATACCGGGGTGATCGGTGGCCCGTTCGACGCCGGCCAGTACGTTCTCCGGAAAGACTTCATCGCGAAAAACCCGGAAACCAGCAGGACCGTGGTCACCGGCGTCGCGAAGGCCATCGAGTGGGAGCGCACCACTCCGCGGGAACAGGTCATTGCCAAGTTCGAGGAAATCATCGCCAAGCGAGGCCGCAACGAGAGCACAGAGGCGCTGAAGTACTGGAAGAGCGTAGGCGTTGCCTCGCCGGGTGGCCGGATCCAGGACACCGATTTCACCCGCTGGGCCGACTACCTGAAATCCGCGGGAATCATCAGCGGCGAACTGGACACCCAGAAGCTCTACACCAACGAGTTCAACGGCCTGGCCACCGCCGACGCTCCTGCAACCTCGAAGGGATAG
- a CDS encoding ABC transporter ATP-binding protein, whose amino-acid sequence MTPKISLHNVTKEFVIRPGKGAGKGPGKGGRRPEGPSVLTALDDLSLDVAAGEFVTLVGPSGSGKTTLLDLLAGLSRPTSGKVLVDGKEVTGPGQDRAVVFQQYALFPWRTASANVSIGLENTGLSRKERAAKASEFLDLVGLAGFEDRYPHELSGGMKQRVAIARSLAYEPDILLMDEPFAALDAQTREQLQDELLKIWKATGKTIIFITHGIDEAVYLGQRVAVLSARPGRLKEIVDINIPDRDGDADIRSHPAFVEHRHQVWSLLHNEVRLAQDSGHRKILPDGTAPDEQPLERSAA is encoded by the coding sequence ATGACCCCCAAGATCAGCCTCCACAACGTCACCAAGGAATTCGTTATCCGCCCGGGCAAAGGCGCAGGCAAGGGCCCGGGTAAAGGCGGCCGACGCCCGGAAGGGCCGTCCGTCCTGACAGCACTGGATGACCTCAGCCTGGACGTGGCCGCCGGCGAATTCGTCACGTTGGTAGGGCCCAGCGGCTCCGGCAAGACAACACTCCTGGACCTGCTCGCAGGGCTTTCCCGGCCCACTTCAGGGAAGGTGCTGGTGGACGGCAAGGAAGTGACGGGGCCGGGCCAGGACCGCGCCGTGGTCTTCCAGCAGTACGCGCTGTTCCCCTGGCGCACGGCATCGGCCAACGTCTCCATCGGACTGGAGAACACCGGGCTGTCCAGGAAGGAAAGAGCGGCCAAGGCCAGTGAATTCCTTGACCTGGTGGGCCTGGCCGGCTTCGAGGACCGGTATCCCCATGAATTGTCCGGCGGTATGAAGCAGCGCGTGGCCATTGCACGAAGCCTCGCCTATGAGCCGGACATTCTGCTGATGGACGAGCCGTTCGCCGCCCTGGACGCGCAGACCCGTGAACAGCTCCAGGACGAGCTGCTGAAAATCTGGAAGGCCACGGGCAAAACCATCATCTTCATCACCCACGGCATCGATGAAGCCGTCTACCTCGGGCAGCGGGTGGCGGTGCTCAGTGCCCGCCCCGGCCGGCTCAAGGAGATCGTGGACATCAACATCCCGGACCGCGACGGCGACGCGGACATCCGCTCGCATCCCGCCTTTGTGGAACATCGGCACCAGGTGTGGTCCCTCCTGCACAACGAGGTCCGCCTCGCCCAGGATTCCGGCCACCGCAAAATCCTGCCCGATGGAACCGCCCCCGACGAACAGCCCCTGGAAAGGAGCGCAGCCTGA
- a CDS encoding ABC transporter permease yields MSTVLTRPQEAAAAVERSPEPARPGPSRKDQGERTTAAAGLRAFAGAAGRAGWKSLAVLLFLALWEFGPTYLASPATRVFLPPLHEVIAAGVKLVENGQLQSHLQASLTRSVSGFGIAVVSAVVLGLLIAWYGWLNSFLNPLLELFRNTATLALLPVFTLLLGIGEESKITIVAYAAFFPVLLNTIAGVRTVDPLLIRAAKSLGLNSFRLFQKVILPSAVPTIFTGIRMAGTSSILVLIAAEMVGAKAGLGYLIVNSQMSFLIPDMYAGILTVSVLGLVVNVLLVALERHFSKWRTAVGSTS; encoded by the coding sequence ATGAGCACTGTGTTGACCCGACCCCAAGAGGCGGCTGCCGCCGTCGAACGTTCACCCGAACCAGCGCGGCCGGGACCCTCGCGGAAGGACCAAGGAGAGCGGACGACGGCGGCTGCCGGACTGCGTGCCTTCGCGGGGGCCGCCGGACGGGCAGGCTGGAAATCGCTCGCGGTGCTGCTGTTCCTGGCCCTGTGGGAGTTCGGGCCGACCTACCTCGCCAGCCCGGCCACCCGGGTGTTCCTGCCGCCGCTCCACGAAGTCATTGCCGCCGGCGTGAAGCTGGTGGAAAACGGCCAGCTGCAAAGCCACCTGCAGGCGAGCCTCACCCGCTCCGTCTCCGGGTTCGGGATCGCCGTGGTGTCCGCCGTGGTGCTGGGGCTCCTGATCGCCTGGTACGGGTGGCTGAATTCGTTCCTGAACCCGCTCCTGGAGCTCTTCCGCAACACCGCCACGCTGGCACTGTTGCCGGTGTTCACGCTGCTGCTGGGGATCGGCGAGGAATCCAAGATCACCATCGTGGCCTACGCGGCGTTCTTCCCGGTCCTGCTGAACACCATCGCCGGTGTTCGGACCGTGGATCCGCTGCTGATCCGGGCCGCGAAGTCCCTGGGCCTGAACAGCTTCCGGCTCTTCCAGAAGGTGATCCTGCCCTCCGCGGTCCCCACCATCTTCACCGGCATCAGGATGGCCGGAACCTCGTCCATCCTGGTGCTGATCGCCGCCGAAATGGTGGGCGCCAAAGCCGGGCTGGGCTACCTGATCGTCAATTCCCAGATGAGCTTCCTGATCCCGGACATGTACGCCGGCATCCTGACCGTCTCGGTCCTGGGCCTGGTGGTCAACGTCCTGCTCGTGGCCCTGGAACGGCACTTCTCCAAGTGGCGCACCGCCGTCGGCTCCACCTCCTAG
- a CDS encoding TauD/TfdA family dioxygenase, with the protein MTVITETNVATEATLDFTKLGSRIGAEIRGLDLSADLSEDTVAQIREALNVHKALVFRNANIRTDEDQVRFASRFGPLTKAHPTVASVDGKPAVLPVDSENGSANNWHTDVTFVVNPPQASTLRSITLPAYGGETLIASSAGAYQDLPAELRNFADALWAIHTNDYDYSVPKNLEHANADERRKEFTRIHFESAHPVVRVHPLTGERGLFIGGFAQRLRIVGLSNTESKDILRLLQAYITRPENVVRVNWEPDQLVLFDNRITQHYAPANYDGQPRQLNRVTIAGDVPRGVDGRSSTSLKGDSSAYSETVVVPSATAGEAAGVQA; encoded by the coding sequence ATGACTGTCATCACCGAAACCAACGTCGCTACCGAAGCCACGCTCGACTTCACCAAACTGGGCTCCCGCATCGGCGCCGAAATCCGGGGCCTGGACCTCAGCGCAGACCTGTCCGAGGACACGGTGGCACAGATCCGCGAAGCCCTGAATGTCCACAAGGCCCTGGTCTTCCGCAACGCCAACATCCGCACCGACGAGGACCAGGTGCGCTTCGCCAGCCGCTTCGGCCCGCTCACCAAGGCCCACCCCACAGTTGCCTCCGTGGACGGCAAGCCCGCGGTCCTGCCCGTGGACAGCGAAAACGGCAGCGCCAACAACTGGCACACCGACGTCACGTTTGTGGTCAACCCGCCGCAGGCCTCCACCCTCCGCAGCATCACCCTGCCGGCCTATGGCGGCGAAACCCTGATCGCCTCCTCGGCCGGCGCCTACCAGGACCTGCCGGCGGAACTGCGGAACTTCGCTGACGCCCTCTGGGCCATCCACACCAACGACTACGACTACTCGGTGCCCAAGAACCTGGAACACGCCAACGCCGACGAGCGGCGGAAGGAATTCACCAGGATCCACTTCGAATCCGCCCACCCCGTGGTCCGCGTCCACCCGCTGACGGGGGAGCGGGGCCTGTTCATCGGCGGCTTCGCGCAGCGGCTGCGGATCGTGGGGCTTTCCAACACCGAATCCAAGGACATCCTGCGCCTCCTGCAGGCCTACATCACCCGCCCGGAGAACGTGGTGCGCGTGAACTGGGAGCCGGACCAGCTGGTGCTCTTCGACAACCGCATCACCCAGCACTACGCACCGGCCAACTATGACGGCCAGCCCCGCCAGCTGAACCGCGTGACCATCGCCGGTGACGTTCCCCGCGGAGTGGACGGCCGCAGCAGCACCTCCCTCAAAGGTGACTCGTCCGCCTACTCCGAGACCGTCGTCGTACCCTCTGCCACTGCCGGCGAAGCCGCTGGGGTCCAGGCGTGA
- a CDS encoding LLM class flavin-dependent oxidoreductase — MSAAESGPRQLHLNAFLMSTGHHEASWRLPESNSRAGTDVQHFQKLAQTAERGKLDSIFFADSPVLHGNVGQRPYTSLEPTVLLAAIAAVTERIGLIATASTTYNEPYNLARRFASVDHISGGRTGWNVVTTAGDAAARNFSLAGQPAHSQRYERAAEFLDVAKKLWDSWEDDAVVADKGAGVWADSSRVHAVNHEGRHFQVEGALDVPRSAQGHPVIVQAGSSENGKDFAARYAEAVFTAHQTLADAQDFYADLKKRTTAAGRDPQSIKILPGIVPVIAATEAEALKLEQELDELILPEHARRQLANVLRVAPESLKLDARLPADLPSEDEIEGAKSRYTLIVNLARREQLTVRQLIGRLGGGRGHRTFSGTPEQVADAIQDWFQAGAADGFNIMPPVLPSGLDIFVDQVVPILQERGLFRHEYSGRTLREHYGLAVPANLFAEAEAPERVPQPA; from the coding sequence GTGAGCGCGGCAGAGAGCGGCCCCCGGCAGCTGCACCTGAACGCGTTCCTGATGAGCACCGGCCACCACGAGGCGTCGTGGCGGCTGCCCGAGAGCAACAGCCGCGCCGGCACGGACGTGCAGCATTTCCAGAAGCTGGCACAGACGGCCGAGCGCGGCAAACTGGACTCGATCTTCTTCGCCGATTCGCCGGTGCTGCACGGCAACGTGGGCCAGCGGCCGTACACCAGCCTCGAGCCCACGGTGCTGCTCGCCGCCATCGCGGCAGTCACCGAGAGGATCGGGCTCATCGCCACCGCCTCCACCACCTATAACGAGCCGTACAACCTGGCCCGGCGGTTTGCCTCCGTGGACCACATCAGCGGCGGCAGGACGGGGTGGAACGTTGTGACCACAGCGGGTGACGCGGCCGCCCGGAACTTCTCCCTCGCCGGCCAGCCAGCGCACTCGCAGCGGTATGAGCGGGCCGCAGAGTTCCTGGACGTGGCGAAGAAACTCTGGGACAGCTGGGAAGACGATGCCGTCGTGGCGGACAAGGGCGCCGGCGTGTGGGCCGACAGTTCCCGCGTGCACGCGGTCAACCATGAAGGCCGGCATTTCCAGGTGGAAGGCGCCCTCGACGTCCCCAGGTCCGCCCAGGGGCACCCCGTGATTGTGCAGGCCGGCTCCTCCGAGAACGGCAAGGACTTCGCGGCCCGGTACGCGGAGGCAGTCTTCACGGCGCACCAGACCCTCGCCGATGCGCAGGACTTCTACGCCGACCTGAAAAAGCGGACGACGGCGGCCGGCCGGGACCCGCAGTCCATCAAGATCCTGCCGGGCATCGTTCCGGTGATCGCCGCCACCGAGGCCGAAGCCCTGAAGCTGGAGCAGGAGCTGGACGAACTGATCCTGCCCGAACACGCCCGCCGGCAGCTCGCCAACGTGCTGCGGGTTGCACCTGAATCGCTGAAGCTGGACGCCCGGCTGCCGGCGGATCTTCCGTCCGAGGACGAGATTGAGGGTGCCAAGAGCCGGTACACGCTGATCGTGAACCTGGCGCGCCGTGAGCAGCTCACGGTGCGCCAGCTGATCGGCAGGCTGGGCGGCGGCCGCGGGCACCGGACCTTCTCCGGTACCCCGGAGCAGGTGGCGGACGCCATCCAGGACTGGTTCCAAGCGGGCGCGGCGGACGGCTTCAACATCATGCCGCCCGTGCTGCCCTCGGGCCTGGACATCTTTGTGGACCAGGTGGTGCCCATCCTGCAGGAACGGGGCCTGTTCCGGCACGAGTACTCCGGACGCACTCTGCGCGAACACTACGGACTGGCCGTCCCGGCCAACTTGTTTGCCGAAGCGGAGGCCCCGGAACGGGTCCCGCAGCCTGCCTAA
- a CDS encoding ExeM/NucH family extracellular endonuclease encodes MQTKPWKLALGTALSVGLIAAPLATVPAVAEVSGADATAEVSAAAGTSAVVINEAYLSGGSAGAAYRNKFVELYNTSDAPVSLDGWSIQYRSATGSAAPTGVAPLTGTIPAKGHFLVKGGTNSGTSTAAELPAADVNATNLNPSGTTGTVILATQATALSGLATGSVIGAAGVADLLGYGTSNTFETKAAAAPAGNTDVKSLNRAGFADSNDNSADFTLKADITPQASTGAVTPPVDPPVDPPTDPAPVGAKTIAEIQGTGSASPLAGSTVTTRGKVTAAFPTGGFAGYYVQTPGTGGDLTPASQTASDAVFVYSPATAGSVQIGDFVEVSGTVSEFNGMTQVSVVDAASLTKLTDAAPEVKATNFTLPAAETFREALEGMLLAPQGPVTVTDNYSLNQYGEIGLAGGTTTLVQPTAVAPYGSAEYQATVADNAARGIKLDDGSTTNFLRDAATKAQVLPYLTATDPVRVGSPVTFTTNVVLSYANNSWKFQPLAHLTEANRGTVQPASFGATRTEAPAGVGGNLKIASFNVLNYFPTTGDQLAGCTFYEDRDGNPVTVRSGCDARGAANAENFKRQQDKIVAAITKSGADVVSLMEIENSAQFGKDRDDALAKLVDSLNIATPGIWDYVRTPANAPPLADEDMIRTAFIFKKAVAEPVGESVIHNDTVAFASARKPLAQAFKPVGAADDKTFIAIANHFKSKGSAATPEDTDMGQGASNLARTAQAKSLLDFSTKLQSEKGTARVFLIGDFNSYAHEDPMNVFRAAGYVNQDEKAKNADGSAKHSYLFGGLVGSLDHILASPAADAVVTGADIWNINSVESVALEYSRYNNNVTNYYAPDQFRASDHDPVVVGLDLPAGPVTPASVELNFLGINDFHGRIDANTVLFAGTVEELRASAPGATAFLSAGDNIGASLFASAVAKDQPTIDVLNALELDASAVGNHEFDGGWADLRDRVIAGGSNAAFPYLGANVYTKGTTEPVLPEYTVLEMDGVKVAIIGTVTQEVPSLVTPAGISDLEFGDPVDAINRVAAKITAENLADVIVVENHDGAGSGTPEGATLEQEVAAGGPFAKLVTETSADVDAIFTGHTHKEYAWDAPVPGAGGKTRPIVQTGNYGENIGQIKLTVDTASKQVTAYTAGNVKRTTRPAEELKTAYPRVAAVDAIVQKALAAAAEIGNQPVGALTADITTAFSPDPAGGPAKRDDRASESTLGNLVADSLRDSLSPADLGGAEIGVVNPGGLRNELYYAPDGTITYAEANSVLPFVNNLWTTSLTGAQFKTLLEQQWQTNADGTVPSRAYQQLGLSRNVNYTYDASRAAGDRITSIRVDGVLIDPAKSYRIGTFSFLATGGDNFRVFKDGTGTRDSGLVDRDAWIKYLQGHNPVSPDFARRTVAVTNTTAAEVKPGDAMTLTVSKLDLTSLGSPVNTSLAAAFTDAAGTVTDLGSVPVTAGAATVNLTVPAGAAAGPGTLVLTAAESGTVVKTAVQVGAGGPVQPVCTAPEPPTRWYDILGWVRYGIAWFQYQQCLRG; translated from the coding sequence ATGCAAACCAAACCTTGGAAATTAGCGCTGGGCACAGCGCTCTCAGTGGGGCTGATCGCTGCCCCGCTGGCAACCGTGCCCGCCGTCGCGGAAGTCTCAGGGGCTGACGCCACAGCAGAGGTCTCAGCTGCTGCCGGCACATCGGCCGTTGTCATCAATGAGGCCTACCTCAGCGGCGGCAGCGCCGGCGCGGCCTACAGAAACAAGTTCGTCGAGCTGTACAACACCTCCGACGCCCCGGTCTCCCTGGACGGCTGGTCCATCCAGTACCGCTCAGCCACCGGCAGCGCCGCGCCCACCGGTGTGGCACCCCTGACCGGTACCATTCCGGCGAAGGGCCACTTCCTTGTGAAGGGCGGCACCAACAGCGGCACGTCCACGGCCGCTGAATTGCCGGCCGCCGACGTTAATGCCACCAATCTGAACCCCTCCGGCACCACCGGCACGGTCATCCTGGCCACGCAGGCCACCGCCCTGAGCGGCCTTGCCACCGGTTCCGTCATCGGGGCGGCCGGTGTCGCCGACCTGCTGGGGTATGGCACGTCGAACACCTTCGAAACCAAGGCTGCTGCCGCCCCGGCCGGCAACACCGACGTCAAGAGCCTGAACCGCGCCGGCTTTGCTGACAGCAATGACAATTCCGCGGACTTCACACTGAAGGCCGACATCACCCCGCAGGCCTCCACCGGCGCCGTTACCCCGCCGGTTGATCCTCCCGTTGATCCGCCGACCGACCCCGCACCGGTCGGGGCAAAAACGATCGCCGAGATCCAGGGCACCGGATCTGCCAGCCCGCTCGCCGGATCAACGGTGACCACGCGTGGCAAGGTCACCGCGGCGTTCCCCACCGGCGGTTTCGCCGGTTACTACGTCCAGACCCCGGGGACCGGCGGGGACCTCACCCCGGCCAGCCAGACGGCGTCGGACGCTGTATTTGTGTACTCCCCTGCCACCGCCGGTTCCGTGCAGATCGGCGACTTCGTCGAAGTCAGCGGCACGGTGTCCGAGTTCAACGGCATGACCCAGGTCAGCGTGGTGGATGCCGCCAGCCTCACCAAGCTGACGGACGCCGCGCCGGAGGTCAAGGCCACCAACTTCACGCTGCCTGCCGCTGAAACCTTCCGCGAAGCCCTCGAAGGCATGCTGCTCGCCCCGCAGGGGCCGGTCACCGTGACTGACAACTACTCCCTGAACCAGTACGGCGAAATCGGGCTCGCAGGCGGAACCACGACGCTGGTGCAGCCCACCGCCGTCGCGCCCTACGGCTCTGCCGAATACCAGGCCACCGTGGCGGACAACGCCGCCCGCGGCATCAAGCTCGACGACGGCTCCACCACCAACTTCCTCCGGGACGCCGCCACCAAGGCCCAGGTGCTTCCGTACCTGACGGCCACGGATCCCGTCCGGGTGGGCTCCCCGGTGACGTTCACAACGAATGTGGTGCTCAGCTACGCCAACAACTCCTGGAAGTTCCAGCCGCTGGCCCACCTGACCGAGGCCAACAGGGGCACCGTCCAGCCGGCCAGCTTCGGCGCCACCCGCACAGAGGCTCCGGCGGGCGTGGGCGGCAACCTGAAGATCGCCTCCTTCAACGTGCTGAACTACTTCCCCACCACAGGTGACCAGCTCGCCGGCTGCACGTTCTACGAGGACCGCGACGGCAACCCCGTCACGGTTCGCAGCGGCTGCGACGCCCGCGGCGCTGCCAACGCCGAGAACTTCAAACGCCAGCAGGACAAGATCGTTGCCGCCATCACAAAGTCCGGCGCCGATGTTGTGTCCCTGATGGAGATCGAGAACTCGGCCCAGTTCGGCAAGGACCGCGACGACGCCCTGGCCAAGCTGGTGGATTCCCTCAACATCGCCACACCCGGCATCTGGGACTACGTCCGCACGCCTGCCAATGCTCCCCCGCTGGCCGATGAAGACATGATCCGCACCGCATTTATCTTCAAGAAGGCCGTGGCGGAACCGGTCGGCGAATCCGTGATCCACAACGACACCGTCGCCTTCGCCAGCGCGCGCAAGCCGCTCGCCCAGGCCTTCAAACCTGTGGGTGCGGCCGATGACAAGACGTTCATCGCCATCGCAAACCACTTCAAGTCCAAGGGCTCCGCCGCCACACCGGAGGACACCGACATGGGCCAGGGCGCGTCCAACCTCGCCCGCACGGCCCAGGCCAAGTCACTCCTGGACTTCTCCACGAAGCTGCAGTCGGAGAAGGGAACCGCCAGGGTTTTCCTGATCGGCGACTTCAACTCCTACGCCCACGAAGACCCCATGAACGTCTTCCGGGCGGCCGGCTACGTCAACCAGGACGAAAAAGCCAAGAACGCCGACGGCTCCGCAAAACACTCCTACCTCTTCGGCGGCCTGGTGGGTTCCCTGGACCACATCCTCGCTTCCCCGGCAGCCGATGCAGTGGTGACCGGTGCCGACATCTGGAACATTAACTCCGTAGAGTCCGTGGCGCTGGAATACAGCAGGTATAACAACAATGTGACCAACTACTATGCGCCGGACCAGTTCCGCGCCAGCGACCACGATCCCGTGGTGGTGGGCCTGGACCTGCCTGCCGGCCCGGTCACCCCGGCCAGCGTTGAGCTGAACTTCCTTGGCATCAACGATTTCCATGGCCGCATCGACGCGAACACCGTCCTGTTCGCGGGCACCGTCGAAGAGCTGCGCGCGTCCGCTCCGGGCGCCACCGCTTTCCTGTCCGCAGGGGACAACATCGGTGCTTCGCTGTTCGCCTCGGCTGTCGCCAAGGACCAGCCCACCATCGACGTGCTGAACGCCCTGGAGCTGGACGCGTCCGCCGTGGGCAACCACGAGTTCGACGGCGGCTGGGCAGACCTGCGCGACCGCGTCATTGCCGGCGGCAGCAACGCCGCCTTCCCGTACCTGGGCGCCAACGTCTACACAAAGGGCACCACCGAACCGGTCCTGCCGGAGTACACGGTCCTGGAGATGGACGGTGTGAAGGTTGCCATCATCGGCACCGTCACCCAGGAAGTCCCGTCCCTGGTGACACCGGCCGGCATCAGCGACCTTGAATTCGGTGATCCCGTGGACGCCATCAACCGTGTGGCAGCAAAGATCACGGCAGAGAACCTCGCCGATGTGATCGTCGTGGAAAACCACGACGGCGCCGGGTCCGGAACCCCGGAGGGTGCCACCCTGGAGCAGGAAGTGGCAGCGGGCGGCCCGTTCGCGAAGCTGGTCACCGAAACCTCCGCCGACGTGGACGCCATCTTCACGGGCCACACCCACAAGGAATACGCCTGGGACGCCCCGGTCCCCGGTGCCGGGGGCAAGACCCGGCCGATCGTCCAGACCGGCAACTACGGCGAAAACATCGGCCAGATCAAGCTCACGGTGGACACTGCCAGCAAGCAGGTCACGGCCTACACGGCGGGCAACGTCAAGCGGACCACACGCCCGGCTGAAGAGCTGAAGACCGCCTACCCGCGAGTGGCAGCGGTGGACGCGATCGTGCAGAAGGCCCTTGCGGCCGCAGCCGAGATCGGCAACCAGCCGGTGGGCGCGCTGACCGCTGATATCACCACCGCCTTCAGCCCGGACCCGGCGGGCGGACCGGCCAAACGCGATGACCGTGCCAGCGAATCCACGCTGGGCAACCTGGTTGCGGACTCCCTGCGCGACTCGCTGAGTCCTGCTGACCTCGGCGGCGCGGAAATCGGCGTCGTCAACCCCGGCGGCCTCCGCAACGAGCTGTACTACGCTCCGGACGGAACCATCACCTACGCGGAAGCCAACTCGGTCCTGCCGTTCGTGAACAACCTGTGGACCACGTCCCTGACCGGTGCCCAGTTCAAGACGCTGCTGGAGCAGCAGTGGCAGACCAACGCCGACGGCACGGTTCCCAGCCGCGCCTACCAGCAGCTGGGATTGTCCAGGAACGTCAACTACACCTACGACGCCTCCCGCGCCGCAGGTGACCGGATCACCTCGATCCGGGTGGATGGCGTCCTCATCGATCCGGCGAAGTCCTACCGGATCGGCACGTTCAGCTTCCTGGCAACCGGCGGCGACAACTTCCGGGTCTTCAAGGACGGAACCGGCACCCGGGACTCCGGCCTGGTGGACCGTGACGCCTGGATCAAATACCTCCAGGGGCACAACCCGGTGTCACCTGATTTCGCCCGACGCACCGTGGCCGTAACCAACACCACGGCGGCTGAGGTCAAGCCCGGCGATGCCATGACCCTGACCGTCAGCAAGCTGGACCTGACCTCCCTGGGCAGCCCGGTCAACACCTCCCTGGCCGCGGCATTCACCGACGCCGCCGGAACGGTGACCGATCTCGGCAGTGTTCCGGTGACCGCCGGCGCGGCCACCGTGAACCTCACGGTTCCGGCGGGGGCCGCTGCAGGACCGGGCACCCTGGTCCTCACGGCCGCCGAGTCAGGCACCGTGGTGAAAACCGCGGTTCAGGTGGGCGCTGGCGGACCGGTCCAGCCTGTCTGCACGGCCCCCGAACCGCCCACCAGGTGGTACGACATCCTGGGCTGGGTCCGTTACGGCATCGCCTGGTTCCAGTACCAGCAGTGCCTGCGCGGCTGA
- a CDS encoding VOC family protein — protein MPAPEITPGAPCWIDLMTSDITKARQFYGGLFGWEYETGDEEKYGGYTTARKNGKTVAGLMQKDAEQAGMPDVWSTYLRSDDAAATAEAVTANGGQVHMEPMDVPEQGHMAIIGDASGAAIGVWQPREMRGYELVAEPGAAAWHELHTKDYDAAVKFYQNVFNWDTDVMSDTPGFRYTTLGAGDSAKAGIMDASGYLPAEVPSNWQVYFNVEDADASIEKAVALGAAVLDGPEDSPFGRLATLADPTGAIFKIIA, from the coding sequence ATGCCTGCACCCGAGATCACCCCCGGCGCACCCTGCTGGATCGACCTCATGACATCGGACATCACCAAAGCCCGCCAGTTCTACGGCGGGCTCTTCGGCTGGGAGTACGAGACCGGCGATGAGGAAAAGTACGGCGGCTACACCACCGCCCGGAAGAACGGCAAGACCGTGGCAGGCCTCATGCAAAAGGACGCGGAACAGGCCGGCATGCCCGACGTGTGGTCCACCTACCTGCGCTCGGATGACGCAGCTGCCACCGCCGAAGCCGTCACGGCCAACGGCGGCCAGGTGCACATGGAACCCATGGACGTCCCGGAGCAGGGCCACATGGCCATTATCGGGGATGCCTCCGGAGCTGCCATCGGCGTGTGGCAGCCCCGCGAAATGCGCGGGTACGAACTCGTTGCCGAGCCCGGCGCTGCCGCCTGGCACGAGCTGCACACCAAGGACTACGACGCCGCCGTGAAGTTCTACCAGAACGTCTTCAACTGGGACACGGACGTTATGAGCGACACCCCCGGGTTCCGGTACACCACCCTGGGCGCCGGCGATTCGGCCAAGGCGGGCATCATGGACGCGTCAGGGTACCTGCCGGCTGAAGTTCCCTCCAACTGGCAGGTCTACTTCAATGTGGAGGACGCAGACGCCTCCATCGAGAAGGCTGTTGCGTTGGGGGCCGCGGTTCTTGACGGCCCCGAGGACTCGCCGTTCGGGCGCCTCGCGACGCTGGCCGACCCCACCGGCGCGATATTCAAGATCATCGCCTAA